Proteins encoded in a region of the Cytophagia bacterium CHB2 genome:
- the ruvB gene encoding Holliday junction branch migration DNA helicase RuvB: MADSLTPLNDRRSGELSRATTPDVLEGERDFDQRLRPALLEDFIGQEKMKNNLRIFMQAARGRQEALDHVLLYGPPGLGKTTLANIIALEMGTQIKTTSGPVLEKAGDLAGLLTNLGQGDVLFIDEIHRLNRVVEEYLYPAMEDYKLDIIIDKGANARSIQLRLPHFTLVGATTRAGLLTSPMRARFGVVIRLDYYSADQLRIIVERSARILQVEIEPAAAVEIARRSRGTPRIANRLLRRVRDFAQIDGNGIVSLELAKTSLAQLDVDELGLDDMDKRLLRVLIEKFSGGPVGVNTLAVAIGEEAGTLEEIYEPYLIQEGFLKRTPRGRVVTTRAYQHLGLTRPPYAGAAQQGFW; this comes from the coding sequence ATGGCCGATAGTTTAACCCCTCTCAACGACCGCCGCAGCGGCGAGCTGAGCCGCGCCACCACTCCTGATGTGCTGGAGGGCGAGCGTGATTTCGATCAGCGCTTGCGCCCGGCGCTGCTGGAGGATTTTATCGGCCAGGAAAAAATGAAGAACAACCTGCGCATTTTCATGCAGGCGGCGCGTGGCCGCCAGGAAGCGCTCGATCACGTTTTGCTTTATGGCCCACCCGGCCTGGGCAAAACCACGCTGGCGAACATTATTGCGCTTGAAATGGGCACGCAAATCAAAACCACCTCCGGGCCGGTGCTGGAAAAAGCCGGCGATCTCGCCGGTCTGCTCACGAATCTGGGCCAGGGTGATGTTTTGTTTATCGACGAGATCCATCGCCTGAATCGCGTGGTGGAAGAATATCTCTATCCGGCGATGGAGGATTATAAACTCGACATCATCATCGACAAAGGCGCGAATGCGCGCTCGATTCAGTTGCGTTTGCCGCATTTCACGCTGGTCGGCGCAACCACGCGCGCCGGCTTGCTCACCAGTCCGATGCGCGCCCGCTTCGGCGTCGTCATCCGCCTCGATTATTACAGCGCCGACCAGCTTCGCATCATCGTCGAGCGTTCCGCGCGCATCTTGCAGGTTGAGATCGAGCCGGCAGCCGCGGTTGAAATTGCACGGCGTTCGCGCGGCACACCGCGCATCGCGAATCGTTTGTTGCGCCGCGTGCGTGACTTCGCTCAAATCGACGGCAACGGTATCGTCAGTTTGGAGCTGGCCAAAACCTCTTTGGCCCAGCTTGATGTCGATGAACTCGGCCTCGATGACATGGACAAGCGCCTGTTGCGCGTGTTGATCGAAAAATTCAGCGGCGGACCGGTGGGCGTCAACACCCTGGCCGTGGCCATCGGCGAAGAGGCCGGCACGCTCGAAGAAATTTATGAGCCTTATCTGATTCAAGAAGGATTTCTCAAGCGCACGCCGCGCGGCCGCGTGGTCACCACACGCGCCTACCAGCATCTCGGTTTGACGCGCCCGCCGTATGCCGGCGCCGCGCAGCAGGGCTTTTGGTGA
- a CDS encoding YebC/PmpR family DNA-binding transcriptional regulator, translating into MSGHNKWAKVKHVKAKQDAIRGRVFTRLIKEITLAARNGGGDESSNARLRKAIQDAKAANMPASNIDKAIKRGTGELEGVSYEEATYEGYAPGGAALIVDVVTDNKNRTVADIRHLFAKHGGNMAESGAVAWMFEKKGIFTVTTAGRSEDELLEATLEAGAEDLKYDPESSDILSSPSDFDAVKAALEQKGISIEKAEVGMYPKNTVKVEGNDAVRLLKLMDVLDEHDDVQHVYSNFDISEEVMSQVE; encoded by the coding sequence ATGTCCGGTCACAATAAATGGGCCAAAGTTAAACACGTTAAGGCCAAACAAGATGCCATTCGCGGGCGCGTTTTTACACGCTTGATCAAAGAAATTACGCTGGCGGCGCGCAACGGCGGCGGCGATGAAAGTTCCAATGCGCGTCTGCGCAAAGCCATTCAAGATGCGAAGGCCGCCAACATGCCGGCGAGCAATATTGATAAAGCGATCAAGCGCGGCACCGGCGAATTGGAAGGCGTGAGCTACGAAGAAGCCACCTACGAAGGCTATGCCCCCGGCGGCGCGGCGTTGATCGTTGATGTCGTCACCGACAACAAGAACCGCACGGTTGCCGATATTCGGCATCTGTTCGCGAAGCACGGCGGCAACATGGCGGAGTCCGGCGCGGTGGCGTGGATGTTTGAGAAAAAAGGCATCTTCACGGTCACCACCGCCGGCCGCAGCGAAGACGAGTTGCTCGAGGCAACGCTGGAGGCGGGCGCGGAAGATTTGAAATACGATCCGGAATCATCCGACATACTTTCTTCTCCCTCGGATTTTGACGCGGTCAAAGCGGCGCTCGAGCAAAAAGGGATTAGCATCGAAAAGGCGGAAGTCGGGATGTATCCCAAAAACACCGTCAAGGTTGAAGGCAACGATGCGGTGAGACTGTTGAAGCTCATGGATGTGCTGGATGAGCACGATGATGTGCAGCATGTCTATTCGAATTTCGACATCTCCGAAGAAGTCATGAGCCAGGTTGAATAG
- the ruvA gene encoding Holliday junction branch migration protein RuvA has product MIAQLHGRLLHKSPTRVMLEVNGVGYEMSIPLSTYEKLGKPDESATLLTYLHVREDALQLFGFATPDEKQLFLHLISVNGVGPKVAQSILSGCTVDMFCRHIQHNEIAALTAIPGIGKKTAERLVIELRDRLAGFAPAEAPAAAPGTSAAQANEALLALISLGYQRPAAEKALKRVQDEKGDLPVEELIKASLRYI; this is encoded by the coding sequence ATGATTGCGCAATTGCATGGGCGTTTGCTCCATAAATCTCCCACCCGCGTCATGCTGGAGGTCAACGGCGTCGGTTACGAAATGTCGATTCCACTTTCCACCTATGAAAAACTCGGCAAACCTGACGAGAGCGCGACGCTCCTGACCTACTTGCATGTGCGTGAAGACGCTTTGCAGCTCTTCGGCTTCGCTACCCCTGACGAAAAGCAACTCTTCCTGCACCTCATCTCCGTAAACGGCGTCGGCCCGAAAGTCGCGCAAAGCATTTTAAGCGGCTGTACGGTGGACATGTTCTGCCGCCATATCCAACACAACGAAATCGCGGCGTTGACTGCGATTCCCGGCATTGGCAAAAAAACCGCGGAACGCCTGGTGATCGAATTGCGGGACCGGCTTGCCGGCTTTGCTCCGGCAGAAGCCCCGGCCGCAGCGCCGGGAACTTCCGCTGCCCAGGCAAACGAAGCCTTGCTGGCGTTGATCTCATTGGGTTATCAGCGACCCGCGGCTGAGAAAGCCCTCAAGCGCGTGCAGGATGAAAAAGGCGATTTGCCGGTGGAAGAATTGATCAAAGCGTCATTGCGCTATATTTGA
- the ruvC gene encoding crossover junction endodeoxyribonuclease RuvC, with translation MIPRLKVAMQGCLILGADPGLITTGLGLIEARGGHCFYRGAEIISPPRTATLAHRLDHLFSKTRAFLQTHHPAFMVVEKLIHVQNAQVALKLGHARGVLLLAAARCNVPVIDYTPREVKLAVSGNGAASKEQIQRMVQAVLSMTTLPAPHDVADGLALAICHAHRTMKAQT, from the coding sequence TTGATCCCTCGGTTAAAAGTTGCGATGCAGGGATGCTTAATTTTAGGCGCAGATCCCGGATTGATTACGACCGGTCTTGGCTTGATCGAAGCCAGGGGCGGTCATTGTTTTTATAGAGGCGCCGAAATCATTTCGCCGCCGCGCACGGCAACGCTGGCGCACCGGCTCGATCATTTGTTCTCAAAAACACGCGCGTTTCTGCAAACCCATCATCCCGCATTTATGGTGGTGGAAAAATTAATCCATGTGCAAAATGCCCAGGTCGCATTGAAACTCGGGCATGCCCGCGGCGTGCTGCTGCTCGCGGCGGCGCGCTGTAACGTGCCGGTGATCGATTACACGCCGCGTGAAGTCAAGTTGGCGGTTTCTGGAAACGGCGCCGCTTCGAAAGAACAAATTCAACGCATGGTGCAAGCGGTGTTGAGCATGACAACGCTGCCGGCGCCGCATGATGTTGCCGACGGCCTGGCGCTCGCGATTTGCCATGCGCATCGCACGATGAAGGCACAGACATGA
- the ispD gene encoding 2-C-methyl-D-erythritol 4-phosphate cytidylyltransferase, producing the protein MPKEKQKLQTSAIIVAAGQGTRFGGELPKQFLMLCQRPILAHTLQRFEQAEAITEVVLVASQAWVSYIEREIIARFQIKKCRKIVMGGEHRQDSVWAGFQALQPASSSIVVVHDAVRPLFTHALLERVIAACETADGCIPGLPLRDTVKKISEHNIKKTMDRARLRLAQTPQAFRAKALKRAFKRAQDEHFYATDEAALIERVGGQVVWVEGEERNLKITTPSDLQIAELFSQELGTCV; encoded by the coding sequence ATGCCGAAAGAAAAGCAAAAACTGCAAACTTCTGCGATCATTGTCGCCGCCGGCCAGGGAACACGCTTCGGAGGAGAGTTGCCGAAGCAATTTCTCATGCTGTGCCAGCGTCCGATTCTCGCGCATACCCTGCAACGCTTCGAGCAGGCAGAGGCGATCACCGAGGTGGTTTTAGTGGCCTCGCAGGCATGGGTTTCTTACATCGAACGCGAAATTATCGCGCGCTTTCAGATCAAGAAATGCCGGAAGATCGTGATGGGTGGCGAGCATCGCCAGGACTCCGTGTGGGCGGGATTTCAAGCGCTGCAGCCGGCTTCTTCCAGCATCGTCGTCGTACACGATGCCGTGCGCCCGCTCTTCACGCATGCGCTGCTGGAACGTGTAATCGCTGCCTGTGAAACCGCGGACGGTTGCATTCCCGGGCTTCCGCTCAGAGACACCGTCAAGAAAATCTCGGAACACAACATCAAAAAGACCATGGATCGCGCACGCTTGCGCTTGGCGCAAACGCCGCAGGCCTTTCGCGCCAAAGCGCTCAAACGCGCCTTCAAACGGGCGCAAGACGAACATTTTTACGCCACCGACGAAGCGGCGCTCATCGAGCGTGTCGGCGGGCAGGTGGTATGGGTGGAGGGTGAGGAAAGAAATTTGAAAATCACCACGCCCAGTGATTTGCAGATCGCCGAACTCTTCAGCCAGGAGTTGGGCACGTGCGTGTAG
- the queA gene encoding tRNA preQ1(34) S-adenosylmethionine ribosyltransferase-isomerase QueA, with protein sequence MKLSDFKINIPEKLVAQYPEKKRDKSKLMVIDREKKSIEEKVFSDIADYFGPDDCLVINETKVFPARLIGTKDKTEAKVEIFLLRQLENGLWEVLVRPARKVRVGNRLSVGRDLACDVIDNTVSGGRVVRFNFNGDFFEIVEKLGQSPLPPYVKRSPEPLDKERYQTVYANVRGAVAAPTAGLHFTKDLLKKIANKGTRIVPVVLHLGLGSFRPVIVEDLSRHKMDSEYFHISFETAQAINDTMKKGGKVYAVGTSVVRALETEVTSEGWVKPGKGWTDKFIFPPYEFKIVDRLITNFHMPCSTMLMLVCAFANRDIVFKAYRKAVKEKWRFFSYGDAMLIL encoded by the coding sequence ATGAAACTCTCAGATTTTAAGATCAACATCCCGGAAAAACTCGTGGCGCAATATCCCGAGAAGAAACGCGATAAATCCAAACTCATGGTTATCGACCGGGAGAAAAAGTCGATCGAGGAAAAAGTTTTCTCGGATATAGCGGACTATTTTGGCCCGGATGATTGTTTAGTGATCAATGAGACGAAAGTGTTTCCGGCGCGTTTGATCGGCACCAAGGACAAAACCGAAGCCAAGGTTGAAATCTTTTTGTTGCGGCAATTGGAAAACGGCTTGTGGGAAGTGCTGGTGCGGCCGGCGCGCAAAGTGCGCGTGGGCAATCGCCTCTCGGTTGGCCGCGATTTGGCATGCGATGTCATCGACAACACCGTTTCCGGCGGCAGAGTCGTACGCTTTAACTTTAACGGTGATTTCTTTGAAATCGTCGAAAAGCTCGGGCAGTCCCCGCTTCCGCCTTATGTCAAACGCAGCCCGGAGCCGCTCGACAAAGAACGCTATCAAACGGTTTATGCCAACGTCCGCGGTGCAGTCGCCGCGCCCACTGCCGGCCTGCACTTTACCAAAGATCTTTTGAAGAAGATCGCCAACAAAGGCACGCGCATCGTTCCGGTGGTGCTGCACCTCGGCCTGGGCAGCTTCCGGCCGGTGATCGTCGAAGATTTGAGCCGCCACAAAATGGATTCGGAATATTTTCACATCAGCTTTGAAACGGCGCAAGCGATCAACGACACCATGAAAAAGGGCGGCAAAGTCTATGCGGTGGGCACCAGCGTCGTGCGCGCTCTGGAAACCGAAGTTACCAGCGAAGGCTGGGTGAAGCCCGGCAAAGGCTGGACGGATAAATTCATTTTTCCGCCTTATGAATTCAAAATCGTCGACCGTCTCATCACCAACTTTCACATGCCGTGCTCGACGATGTTGATGCTGGTGTGCGCCTTCGCGAATCGCGACATCGTGTTCAAGGCTTATCGCAAAGCCGTCAAAGAAAAATGGCGCTTCTTCAGCTACGGCGACGCCATGTTGATTCTTTAG